The Kryptolebias marmoratus isolate JLee-2015 linkage group LG7, ASM164957v2, whole genome shotgun sequence region CACTCATGGAGATGAATATGGATCAGGTTTTGATGAGATGTTGGAGGAGGAGGCTCCAGATAATCTGAAAAAGATCCTAAAGAAAGCAGGAAACAGATACCACCTcttcaacaacaagaaaatgaagaaacGTGGTCAAGTTGAGAATCTGTTAAAGAAGGTTCAGGATAtggtgaataaaaataaaaaagagtcTCAAGGATACCTACCAAAACGCAGTGAAGATGTTCAATCAAAGAAAGTCTCAGGCAGTAAAAGCAGTGAAAAAgttgagaaagaaaaataaaaatgtgtttaaggaGCTGCAGATCAAAACCCCAAAGGAATAAGGGCAGGTGGAGAATGAACTGGAGCTCAAAGCTGCACAATTAAACCTTAAAGAATAGAGTCAGTCAAGCTTTAAGTGAAATGACCAAATGATCATAAACCCAAGAGGTTTTCTGATATTGATCTGAAAGtgataatatttgtttttgcctttaaaaattattacattGTTTTACAGAATGTCCTAATTGTTTGAAAGGGTTTTCTAACAGAACAACTGGTGGACTCTTTGTGTAAAAGTTCTGAAGGGGATCAGTAAACCGTCAGACTGGTTAACAGTGGGAATTTGTTTCATATTAATCAAATGCTGTATTCTGTCATCTGTATCCTACCTGCCTGTTCAATcacctgattttgtttttggttgtggcATCATGTGActtattgcttttcttttatatttttacttttgtactgaaataaaaaaatggatttctAATTTTGATGTTTGACTCTTggctcaagtttttttttatatatttatatacagtgTCTATATGAGGAAAATGACTCAAGGTGGTCTTAGCGTGTGTATCAGAGACAAATAAGTGTTTGGTTAAAATgatagaaaaattaaataacaccAACATCAACACattttgctggtgtagattctcagtcattcaggacatggaaaatccaaaaaaaggcaaatccATCAGGAGAACTttcttttcagataaaaatatcttcaacttcagaataaaagtctaGTTGTCTTGGTGcttttttcaaccttttttattattcaacaCACTTTTCATTTTGAAGCTGTAACTCTGTGGGGAGAACATGGATATTATAATTTTACAAACTTAAACGAAGTTTGCTAAAATGCAGGTGACTTAAGGTGACTTTTAACATACCTAAGATTGACTCTAAAACTGTGTTGCTTGACTTTGTTCAGGAAAAAATATTGCCAACTTTCTGAAGATATTGCACATTTTGGTTGATGATATCTTTGCACAATCTCTGCATCACCTGCAAACAAAATGGAGTCGTTTGTTTTCTGATGCAAATACATAACTTCAGTCCTGGGATCTTATAGTTGGCTTCAggactgaaaaaataaatacggTTTTCACAACATTATTGTTTActtctaaagttttaaatgttactttcaaAATTTTCAAATGGTCTTGCTCCATTTTATTTAACCAATCTTCTTCATGTCAACACACTTGTGACAGCATCATCCAGCCAGTTCCTCTTAGATTTGTTGATTTAACTGTAAAGTCCTTTGGTCAacttcagttctttttaaacatgccatagaaataaaaataatatttaccaATAACATTTAAAGTAACTGTGACATGATGTATAGCTCAAACTAAAtgactttattaataaaacatgactATGTTAGAGtagtttgtttgtctcttaTGACTGTTTTTTGATAACATAATCTTGGAAGTAAGCCATGTCTCCGTCCTCTGATTGGATATGATCTGTTTCCCAGTCCGGTCCGACAAGTCCAGCAGGTGGAACAGCAGTAACTGAAGCATTCCTGCACAGCTGATGTTGTCAGTGGTTGTGTTAGTTAAGTTTAAATGGGTAAACAAggttatttttgtaataaaagctgtgcaaaagttCAGCTTTGCTGGGAAGTCCTCACTTGGAGTTTAGcgaacatgtcaaatgtttgcCACTTGTAAATAATTTCTCCCATTTCATAATGACAAAGTCCAGCttgtttgtcagtttgtcagtttgtcagtctgtcctctgtcctctgtcctccaactccctccatgtcctctctaactgcatctatatatatgtcctctttgtctctaacatccttctgtccctcctctgcacatgtccaaaccatctctaactttatctcccagtccttcaacctgtgctggacctctgatgacctcattcctaatcctgtccatccttgtccctccaaacatcttcagctctgccacttcctgttctttctcctgtctttttgtctccaaactgtccaacatggctgctctcatcactgtctgtaaacctttcctttgacctttgacctttgacctttgctgccaccctttttttttcaaatcactgctgaaacttttctccatccactccatcctgcctggactctcgtcttcacctctttaccacactccctgttttcctggacagtcgaccctaagtccttgaagtcctgcacctttgtgacctctgacctccttgtagcctctctgctccacctgcctccctctcagtcacacacaggtactctgtcttgtTACGATCAGTGCCACTGTCTCTCACTGTAATATTGCATGAGTTCATGCGtactattttcaaggttttaccaaaacgtTTACAATTCTTTCATGTCTCAtcttaaaatgagaaatgtggTGGGTCATATGCATTAGTTGTGACAGTATTGACCTGAGCGAAGTTAAAGATTAAGGGAAAATGTTGAGAATTAATTagacctttcaaaataaaagctgaagcatTGAGATTAAATTGATTCAATGTTATCCCATATGTATCTGAAAATGTCTCAAATTGTTGACAAACTCCAAAATGTCTTATTAGTGAAGAGATACATTTTGCATGTGCCGGAGTGGAACGTTTGGTTTGTTACAGCATCAGTACTGAGAGGCACTTTCTACTTGGACACCAGATTTTACTTGGGTTAGAAAAAAGCATGTGCTGATGTATCAAACTAGCTGATATTTTCTATGTAGGagctttaaaacatgaaatatcaATGTATTTATCATAATTACTATCATATCATAGTCACTTTGCTGAAAAGATCcaagttttattgtgaaatgcaTTGGAAATCAGGAACAACTGTCCAAAGAACACAGAAACGGTTTTATGGAGGATCTTACACAGGCGAGTCCCAACAAGAAGTTCCAGGAAGGATTCTTAGAAGGAGCTTAGAagaaattgaaaacaaacatttttattttagcacacAGGAATTTTTATGACCAACATTTAACGACCTAACAGTGGGTTGTGGTTTGGCTCAGCCTTAAATTCCATGATAGTTATTAGAAGTCATTAAGGACAGCTGTATTGAGTGTCATCAGCAGTGCCAGCCCCACCCAGCAGAGAAAACGGCTCTTTGAATGCATGCGGCATATAAAATTATTCTTTCTAATAATAACAGTAATGCATTTGTGCATTAGtgtattaaaatataataatctCTGCTCTTGTTCCATATTATGTTCCATATTTATCATACCAATCGAagtgcatctgtttgttttagtgtccCAGTGCATTTCTCTTCACCTGAAAAGTGAACCTAGTCTGTGTTTTAATTGAAAAGTTTTTGTTGAGGAAAACttgtcaaactttatttcagcTCTGTCATTCTTACTCACCTTCTGCACACAAGTTTTTACATAGCAAAATTTCACAAGCCTCTTATGATCTTCCACTTTACATGcgtaaaacataaataacctCTTTATTACACCTAATCAATTTCCCCTCTATAGTGCCTACAGAAAATTCAAGTGTGCTTTGGTTAgatcaaacatttaattttgcaGTTCTTGTGTAAATCAGAAGTAAACAAAATAGATATTGAGTAGAATtttgtgtattattattattattttgtacatCATCAACTCACTAGTCAGTAAAAAGTGATTTTAGTGGGGATAGGGTCCTGAATCCAACTTTAGGAACCGCTGGTGTATAGAGATGTACTTCAGCAGTCCTCATAAACAAATCCCATTGGACCACCTGAACCGGCTTCAGACAGCAACCatagaaaacatcaaaaacaaaccatatACATCAAATCTGTAATGTAAAGTCAGTTCACAGCTCATATAAGATTTATTGGGTAACTTagaacctttttgttttattttttattaattaaatgccaaagaaaaagaaagctatTTGATTGGGAGCGCCTTGACAAAAAGTGGGTGTGTCTAGGCACTGCTTCGCTCGCACATGGCCACGCCCATGAATGTGTCTGATCCACTTCTGAACAGAAGGTTGATGTTGTGCACAAAATGGATGTCAGCTGttgttaaacaacaaaaacaaaccggaggaggaagaggacgagaCAGATCCTTGTTGAGACATCACAGGTTTGACAGCAAAGCAAAGTAGGAACTGAAAGAAACAACACTTCACAACAGATGAGATGTCGGACCATCAGAGCATCGgtgagtttaaatttaaattaaaatgtgatcTGCAAAACTTCTTTCTTTGTATTCTCTCTCTGACtgtgtgctttgtgtttttaaaagtgtttaaattattagacaacttacagaaactgaaatgtttgtgttcagttagttgggcattttttagtttttgtttatttgtcaatttaaacctgttttataTGTATGACAtatcttttaactttttgatttatttaacaagaaTGTCCACTGCTGGATTACagaatttatcatttaaacTCCTCTTTGCTGCTTATTATTGTCCCTAACTGGtaacttctttctttctttcttctttctccttctctctATTTCTCTTCTTTGACAAAAAGTGGTTGAACCGGTCTTGTCCCAAACTCAGCAGACATCTTGCTTTAATGCTCAAACTGGAAAGATTGCATGTTTGTTTCTATGAAATGACACGGGCccattggttttttttttctctctaccAGTTTCTCTCTGTATCTTAATAGTACtactgctgttttttgttgttaataattCAATGACACTAATGTTATAAGAACAATTTTACTGAAATTTTTActaaaattttttaaaaccagtatTATAATCACTGTTTATGCTCTCTGGGATTGAAACAAAATTTACATACTGGACATGTGTCTTACTTTGGctatcttctttttttgtgctatATAAATTAAGTTATAAGGACTAACATCAATGGACTAAATGCTGTctgagataaataaatgaaagataCAACTGATTGTTTATTGgattctgtgttttattgtctttctgTAGGACGACCAAGAAGTAGCAGCATGGAAGACCCTCCAGCAGGTTTGTTCCAGTTTGTTTCATTCTGGTTTCAAGTTTTGGCTACCTAActgctctgaaaacaaacttgaCTTTGTTTCATCAGTTACTGTTTACTGACAGATGTTCAATTAGCACTACAATCAAGAATGTCACAGTAAATCACAATAATCAGTGTTGgataatacagaaaaaacattgCATGAAGAGACATTCCCTATGAGCAGTACTCTAAACAATTCAAGCAGGAAAAGAAGCATGGAGCTTTGAATATTTGACTGCAGGTTGGCCTGACTTGCGGAATTGTTGACACAATCAGTCAGAAAATCTGTTATGTGGAAAGTCAAGTGATTTGATCTTTATAAGCTGCATTTCCAAAGTGAAGAGACACAGAATTAGCTTGGACAGTGGAGGATTTTACTATGTTCAAATAGACTGTTGATGCCTGAAACATGTATGTTTTAATCCTGCCTTACATACATGTCCTCGAATCCTGACTTCAGTCTTTATGTTCCAGTTTCAGACCTGAGACTGGTTCTTGTTGGGAAGACTGGAGCAGGAAAGAGCTCCAGTGGAAACACTATACTGGGAAGAGAGGCCTTCAGAGCAGCAGCCAGACATGGTTCAGGTAACACACActcaaaatgatttattttaggtCCACAGAATTGAAAGACTGTTAAGCTCATGCAGCAGATAGACAGCTGACCTGGCTGCAGGTTACCTGCAGGTTTGTTTGTGCAGAGTGCTGTTATTTCTGTTGGTGTTATGAGCTCATCCAGTGGTAGTCACAGAGATTTAGTTAATATTCATTAATTATAATGCTgtcatcttcttcctctgacATATGCAGTTCTAGACCACTGAAGTTCGAAAAACATAACCTGAAAACTGGTTTTATCTTTAGATTGAATACAATCAGAACATTGTATTTGCTCTGTAACTCCTCACCTCtgttcttccatccatccatccatccatccatccatccatccatccatccatccatccatccatccatccatccatccatccatccatccatccatccacacatacatacatacattttcttaacccgcttctccattccgggtcacggggagctggtgcctatctccagcagtcactgtgcaagaggcggggacTTCTGTTCTTGTGAATCTTAAATGatataaatttgtattttccaTCTTCAGAGACCATTGAATGCTCCAAGCAGCGAGAGAAGATGTTCTGCAAGATGGTTTCTGTTGTTGACACTCCTGGCCTTTTTGACACCTATCAGACTGAAGATgcagtgaaaaaagaaattgctaAATGCATCAACATGTCGGCCCCCGGGCCCCATGCTATTCTGGTAGTCATTAGAGTTGGGTCGTTCTCAGCAGAGGAGAGAGATGCTGTGATGAAGGTGGATGAGATCTTTGGACAGGAGGCCTGGAAGTACGCCATGATCCTCTTCACTCATGGAGATGAAGTTGATTCAGACTTTAATAAGATGTTGGAGGAGGCTCCAGGTGAGCTGAAGGAGATCTTAAAGAAAGTTGGAAACAGATACCACATCTTCAACAACCTCAAAGCCAACAACCGTCAACAAGTTCTGGATCTGTTGGAGAAGGTCCAGAAGATGGTGGATGACAACGGAGGAAAGTTTTACTCAAGTGATAATTataaaaaagctgcagagatctTGGATCAGAGAGAAACAGAACTCAAGCGGTTATATGAGAAGAAAAtggaggaggaaataaaagctgtgaagGCAAACTATGAGAAGCTGCTGAGAGAAGCTGGAGATAAACGAGAGCAGCTGGAGAGACGACTGCAGTCCGAGCTGGAGGAGTTGAAGCGGTACTACCACGCCTTAGAGAGCGGAGCTCGTGAAATGATAGAGCAGATGCAAAACGATCAAGAGAGTAAAGAGCTCCTCAAAAGGTTTCATGAAACTCTTAGGCTGAACTGAACAGGAGGTGGCTGAGTAGTTTCTCAGATTCTTGTTCAGACTGAATCGTTTGTGATTCAGATTAATTCCTACATTTACATCACGTCACTGAAATATTTGTGAGATTCATGAAGGTAATGTATAAAGTACCCTTTTGCCTTTCACATGTTGTGATAGAAGGAAGTTATCTTAACTAGAATGAAACTCTAAGAAGGAATTTGTGGTTCTGTACGTATCATGGAAGAAATTCTGTTGACTTTAGGTATGAAGCTCTGCAGATGATAGAAACTGTCAGACTGGTAAACAGTGGAAAATATTGTTACGTTTGTCAAATGTTTTACTCTATTTTTCAGGTTCTAACTAATTGTTTGATTCCTTTACTGATCATATTATTTGTTGTGAGGAACCAAAATCACAAAGATGTGAAGCTCCCTCTCAGTTTTATTAGATAGAACAGTTTGATCATATTTCTAATCTGTTCTAAGTGAAAGTTTTCTATATGATGAGGAAGTTGGGGCCACAGTGTTGGTCACTGTATTAGTTATATTGTTTGAGAGTTAAACACATTCCTAgttttgtgtaaatattgttcttttgtAATTAACGTAATTAAATACTGGAAGCTGATTGGCTTTAATGGAACCTTTGTTTTATATAGATGACATAATGTATCTAATGTCCCTTTTTACATctgtaaacaaaatcaaataaagttataattttaaggtttgactggCTGTTCGGTAAGTTTATTTTCATATTCCGGTACAAAGAACTGCAGCTGGTTTCATTGTGTTTAGATAgtggttaaataaaatactggaaataaaataatgcaaaaaagtggatgatttatttatttttgtcaattttattcttgttgcaTTTGCCTTTGAAACTGGCATTGTCTCACGTCTTCTCTCATTGgatgttttttgggtttttttcttacacTTCAGTCCAACAGGTCCAGCTGGTAAAAACAGTAACTGAAGCATAACGTGGAGTCAAATGAACTGAAAGTATTTGAAactcttcagtttttaaaaaacaaccttttacaTCCTCATTCTTCACACATATCATCATTCCAACAGATATAAAGATtgcagttacaaaaaacaaaactaagaaacaCAACAATACATTCTATTAGAATATTtagaaaaactgagaataaagcTGACATGCAGGTTGTGGATAAAAGCTTAATTGGTAAGAATAAGTTaacttttaaagactgaagttGAATCTCTaagattaaaaaatatcaataattagctattttcagaaaatattacTGTATAACTGTTGACTTTGTTTAatataacaaattatttttattataccACATAAATATGATAGtaatagcaaaatatttaacaatatttaaatgaagTTCCTTAAATTACagtattacattttaaagattataTTTATGACAcctaaaaacatatttcaaaacTTTGTCTGCCAACATGGAAAACAGACGATTGTGTAATTTCCTctgtgggagtgtgtgtttgtctgttgatctttctgtctgttagcaaaatatctcataaatcactggacatAAATTATTAagactcagaaagtaatccctggatgtacatctagaactgacgAGTCAactcaactcaagatggctgccaaagcttttacaaaacactaaaatggccgCAACTCAGCTccacaaaaactttaaaaaacaaaaccaaatagtGACCCTGGTACCTACAGGCTGTGGGGAAAACACCGGTCCAACCAGAGTACAGCAGCCATTTACTGaacaacagaaccagaaaaAAGACACTCGGCTATGAGGAAGAACAGAGTCAGGAATGCATTCTGAAAAGTTTAAGACCTGTTTATGTTGATAAGGGAGTGGCTGCCATTTCTCTGTAAAAGTAAACACCTCTCTTCTAAGAATCAACTCTAAAGAATGACTGCATGCCTTCTGCTGATGTGTGAACACCATCAAGtgtcaaaattagtttttagctgGTGCAGCTGCAGGTTACTGTTCACAGCATAATAACTAAAACCATAAATGCAACCTTTGATGGATGCACGTTATATTACTCCATGAACACTTGTTTATTAGGACCTATTTTCTGTCTCCATGTTGGTCTCAGGAATGGCTCACCCTCAGGTTAAACGTTCTGATCAACAGTCTGACAAAAACGTGATCATGTCTGTTTGTCTGGTTTCTTCACCCAgcctcattattttttaaaagcagtaacACTAACTATTACTGCTttgtgctgaaagaaaaacatcttctgTCATGATGAATAGTTTCTGGTATTTCACTTATTAAAGTTGatcttgttttctgtattcatgtttagttttcctgATTTCTGGACATTGCTTTCTGTTCTCTGTTGGTAAATTTTCTTGTGCTTTTGGTGAATTTACTTTGTCCCACCTGGAGCCTGTACTACAGTCAGAGATTATCTGCTTAAACTGGTTATGCTGAGCTAAGATGAAGTTTTTGATATTGTGAAGTCTCTTTTAGCTTGACTAGATCACCCTGATAACACATGCAGAAGTCATAACCTGCTCAACAGCAACTCATaaagctttttatgtttgtttggtGCATTAGTTTAAATAGTCACAAATACAGAACatgaatttgatttattttttgacattaaagttgttttgattAAAGTTATGATTTTAAAGAACACACATGGGAagccatgcttttattttgaagtgtttgGGTTTATATGTACAAGATTGAAGACCCATAAAAATTAGTCAACAGAGGATTCATGTAACTCAACTCAAGTCAGAAATTTAATTATCCTCCAtcatatataatttaaaacattacaagtTCCAAAGCAACTAAAGGTTATAAAAATGTACAGCTTTTAATGCTTTCAAACCATTAAATTCATGAAATAGTGAACACGTTccttcttcatgttttgttttcttattccttatttaaatatgttgctttatgataatttaatttattctaaatCCTATTcttgttaataaaatgtttaagtaaaaacttgcgagaggaaaaaaacatttgcctttGAAACTGTAGTTGTCTCACATTTGCTCTCATTATGCTTCAGTCCAACAGGTCCAACTGGTAACAGCAGTAACTGAAGCACAAAATGGAGTCAAATAAACAAAGTATTTGGAAGTACTGAGTCTCCtcttgacttaaaaaaaaaaaaaaacttttacatccTCATTCTTCACTCATATCATCATTCCAACTCATATAAAACTGcacttacaaaaaataaaactaacaaacacaacaacacatactattaattaaaaatatatatatatattgaaaaactgagaataaagcTGACATGCAGGTTGTGGATAAAAGCTTAATTGGTAagaataagattaaaaaaataagaataaaaaatataaattgttgacttttttcagaaaatgtcttaaacttttgattttgttaatttaaaataaattattttattataccACATAAATATTACGGTAGTAATACAATTTAGTACATTTATGATAGTGTTGAAACTTTTGTTTATAGAGAGGTTAGAAAGCGAAAACAGGTGTGGCCACGTTCTTGGAAAGCAGGTAATTATGTTAATTAAGGTGAGGTGGGAACATGGAGCCTGAGGCAGTCACAAAATGTTCCAGTGCAGAGTGCCTTAGACAGAAATAGATTCTTATCATATAGATTGCAATCAAACATTGTACTGATGAATTCTGGTCATTATGATGTGTGAATGGTAGCCTAAACTTTAAAGCACAACTTCAGAAACTTCATTTCACATCCAGTCAATACACACATACTTGTTTTCATGAAATATCAGGACATATGACAAAAATAGGACAAAATGGATATGTGCCTTTCGAAAGGTTCTAGAGGCCTGAGAATCAAATGGTTCTCTATCCATGCTTTCTGGAAAATGTTTATCTATTCAGATTTTAGCTAGAGctatattttggtcaaacctgatTTTTATGCGACTTATGGGGACATTGTCtggtttttgtgacttttgaGAGTTTTTACCTTTCACACAGTTATTTCATGTCTAAGTGACTTGTGAGGCCCAGAGATACACACAGTATTTTCCAGTATATGTGACTTATAAAGACCAGATAACTACAGTGTCTGTATTTGCAACATGGCCTGTTTCAAATATCTGCATAATAAGCATAGTTGTGTATTCATCACACTCACCAGTCAAGCAACATCTGAAATAAACCAGATGTTCATGCTACTACAAGACAGCAAAACTGAGTTGTTCAGACACCTAAAAGAGACAGTTAAAGAATATGGTAATTCTACTGTTTAATCCTTATTGCATAGCATTTATGAATTTTGCAGATAGCATTCATGTGGaaacagagggggaaaaaaacaaaacactgactttcttgatttgtttctattttttaactGCTGGCAACAAATGTAAACTTAAACAAATTCGACAGAGCTGAGCACCTTACAAaagcagataataaaaataaaatttgctatTACCGATAAAACTGCACCTGAGTCAAGTTTAAGATTTTATAGTTCTATTTCTTCATCCTCCTTTTTAATGCTACGATTCTGTTATGATTGTAGTATTTGATTCCAGCCCAATCTCTCTTTTAAACCTACTGGTTCTGCCTGGAGGCAG contains the following coding sequences:
- the LOC108247710 gene encoding GTPase IMAP family member 7-like, with amino-acid sequence MSDHQSIGRPRSSSMEDPPAVSDLRLVLVGKTGAGKSSSGNTILGREAFRAAARHGSETIECSKQREKMFCKMVSVVDTPGLFDTYQTEDAVKKEIAKCINMSAPGPHAILVVIRVGSFSAEERDAVMKVDEIFGQEAWKYAMILFTHGDEVDSDFNKMLEEAPGELKEILKKVGNRYHIFNNLKANNRQQVLDLLEKVQKMVDDNGGKFYSSDNYKKAAEILDQRETELKRLYEKKMEEEIKAVKANYEKLLREAGDKREQLERRLQSELEELKRYYHALESGAREMIEQMQNDQESKELLKRFHETLRLN